Proteins encoded in a region of the Wenzhouxiangella sp. XN201 genome:
- a CDS encoding type II secretion system protein encodes MSTSWSDRNRFRAQAGLTLLEMILFIVVLGVAAVAMLAALSGPLSGAGTQTEVVTAAQVAQARMEVMLGYKRKNGFPSDNLCEPDPDPCPGPAACATPAGWTVDTACEAWSGNGDTSAFQVFVVTANGPASSYTIRTLVTRLGN; translated from the coding sequence ATGTCTACATCGTGGAGTGATCGCAACCGATTCCGGGCGCAGGCCGGCCTGACCCTGCTGGAAATGATCTTGTTCATCGTCGTGCTTGGCGTGGCCGCTGTTGCGATGCTGGCGGCCCTGTCGGGACCGCTGAGCGGGGCGGGTACACAGACGGAGGTGGTGACCGCTGCCCAGGTCGCCCAGGCACGCATGGAAGTGATGCTCGGCTACAAGCGCAAGAACGGCTTTCCATCCGACAATCTGTGTGAACCCGATCCGGATCCTTGCCCCGGCCCGGCTGCCTGCGCGACGCCGGCAGGCTGGACGGTCGATACCGCTTGCGAGGCCTGGTCCGGCAATGGCGATACCTCGGCCTTCCAGGTGTTCGTCGTCACGGCAAACGGGCCGGCCAGCAGTTACACGATACGAACGCTGGTCACGCGGCTGGGAAACTGA
- a CDS encoding prepilin-type N-terminal cleavage/methylation domain-containing protein, which produces MSGNGRATSAHWRGFTTTELLIVLVIVGVLAFIAIPRLDIPSLKVAPVAEQIAAEIRYAQNLAMTRSAAHSFTVGGGSYSISNAGGGVPLSNGEGAGSYEDVTVDAVTVTFSPRFGRPDGGSSIAVSAGSSVATIVVEGETGYVYIVE; this is translated from the coding sequence TTGTCCGGTAACGGGCGGGCTACGTCCGCTCACTGGCGGGGATTCACCACCACGGAACTGCTGATCGTATTGGTCATTGTCGGTGTGCTGGCGTTCATCGCGATCCCCCGGTTGGATATTCCATCTCTGAAAGTGGCGCCCGTGGCCGAACAGATTGCCGCGGAAATTCGCTATGCACAGAACCTCGCCATGACGCGCAGTGCGGCCCACAGTTTCACGGTCGGTGGCGGCAGCTACTCGATCAGCAACGCCGGCGGCGGTGTGCCGCTGTCAAACGGCGAGGGAGCCGGCAGTTACGAAGATGTCACAGTCGACGCGGTAACCGTCACATTCTCACCCCGCTTCGGCCGTCCCGACGGCGGATCATCGATCGCCGTTTCCGCGGGCTCGAGCGTTGCCACTATCGTGGTCGAAGGAGAAACCGGCTATGTCTACATCGTGGAGTGA
- a CDS encoding FHA domain-containing protein, producing MTTTFSLQPLDETARETGPLRIAEFPCVIGRSHDCSLRLNLDRISRQHLRLQLEGEQILVEDLGSTNGTFLNNERLSAPALLKPGDTLHVADYAFRFALGEGDRPAQQRAGQPETVFGQTISGFTGDPTGFPVQAPQFYELLNEALIEPRAILARTQDGDGEALLIMAASLHPTLQADHHKLREMAAQLGEEARYHSLLRYLAAAESDELDLDHLLLLPVDPIEIEDVDILLSELEQLTNTHRRLHLACLVNAAKLDTAALQQLHESLDGIGLALAVHDHALDETDPSALGGREIIHVELPTGREALPLSQIL from the coding sequence ATGACGACAACGTTCAGCCTGCAGCCGCTCGACGAGACCGCGCGCGAGACCGGTCCGCTGCGGATTGCCGAGTTTCCATGCGTGATCGGTCGCAGTCACGACTGCAGTCTTCGCCTCAACCTCGACCGCATATCCCGCCAACACCTGCGCCTGCAGCTTGAGGGCGAACAGATCCTGGTCGAGGATCTCGGCAGTACCAACGGCACCTTCCTCAACAACGAGCGCCTGTCGGCCCCTGCCCTGCTGAAGCCGGGCGACACCCTGCACGTGGCCGATTACGCCTTCCGGTTTGCACTCGGCGAGGGTGACCGGCCCGCACAGCAACGCGCTGGGCAGCCAGAAACGGTCTTCGGCCAGACCATCTCCGGTTTCACCGGGGATCCGACCGGTTTTCCAGTCCAGGCGCCGCAGTTCTACGAGTTGCTCAACGAGGCTCTGATTGAACCCCGGGCAATACTGGCGCGCACCCAGGACGGTGATGGCGAAGCCCTGTTGATCATGGCGGCCAGTCTCCACCCGACCCTGCAGGCAGACCACCACAAGTTGCGCGAAATGGCGGCCCAGCTCGGCGAGGAAGCACGATATCACAGCCTGCTTCGTTACCTGGCCGCGGCCGAATCGGACGAACTGGATCTCGACCACCTGCTGCTGCTGCCGGTCGATCCGATCGAGATCGAAGACGTAGACATTCTGTTGTCCGAACTCGAGCAACTGACAAACACACACCGGCGTCTTCACCTGGCCTGCCTGGTGAACGCAGCCAAACTCGATACAGCGGCTCTCCAGCAGTTGCACGAGTCACTCGATGGAATCGGCCTCGCTCTGGCGGTGCACGACCATGCGTTGGACGAGACCGACCCATCAGCGCTCGGCGGCCGGGAAATCATTCACGTCGAACTGCCGACGGGCCGGGAAGCTCTGCCGCTCAGTCAAATTCTGTAA